AAGTTATGGCTAATACGAAAAAGTGTTAATTTttgtataaaaattaaatttccaAAATATTTTCGAAAATTAGCACTCTCCAGATtctagtttttaaaaatgtaacttcctGATGTCTAAAATATTGCGCTATTCGTTTTAACCGTCATTCTGGTTTTGATAGTCGTACTTATAATCTTTAGAAATTAATATAACTCGGGCCCGCCCATCCCCACGTCTTCCTTTCGTTTTCCTCATAATAAATCATAGGTTAAGGAACTATAGGATTGAAGTAAATTGAGGCTGGTAAGTGCCGGGATTTGTATTTATCGACACTCACCTGGACGAAGATCTGCACAGAAGATCAAACAGGCAACGAAAACTATAGCTGACTATTGTCGGAACCAGAGGGGGGAAATACTCAAACTAAGTTTTATTGGTAAGTCAAATAATTGTTGCCAAACAgttttaaattgatttaaattGAAGAATGTTATGACTAACACATTAACAGACAACTACAAAAGCATGTTATGTGTTATGTAGGCCTATTGATTttaccatttttcttttttttattttttacttgttctttttaattttccacATAAAACATTCACTGACACTGGCCCACTTAaattaaagtaataaaaaaagatatatatacTAAAAGGGGCGTTTGTACTTTGTCAGTCTCAGAGTTAagcatatgtttttttttactcttctGTTATGGCaatgggttttttttattattacaatagCCCCTTCCCTTAATCACAAAAAGTCACAAAAATATCGAGCTACGCAGTTCCACCTTAGTTCAAAAACGTCCATTTTTAGTTGTAAAATTGCCGTCATTCGCTCCAATGTATATACACTTTTTAGTCTTTGTACCCACTTAGTGATTAATGGTGGTTTTGTTTCCTTCCAGTTTACAGTTATTATTTTCTTGgcgatcaataaaagtatccgTAAAATGTAGCTTTGGTCTGAGCTATATGCCTCCTTAGGTATAGCTCCCAAAACGAATATCACTGAATCTAATGGGGTTTTCGTTTGTAGGATTTTATCGGTTCCTTCTTTGACTCTTGTCCAGAATCTTTGGATTATTCGGCAGTCCCAAAAAATGTGTATGATCTCctattttttcacattttctccagCACAATTCCACATGAGGTTCTTTGACGTAAGAAGAGATTGTAAGAGGTGTATTAAAATACCTGATTTTTAATTTCCAATCAAATTCTCTCCATAATTGGCTATTAATTCCTTCATGACAATTTGTACATAACTTCCCATAGGTTATCTGTAATTATAACATGCTATTATTTCCTGAAGTTCGGTAAATGGCCTGAGCTCTATTCCATTAAATGGTAAATTAATTGTGCTAAGACCCTTGCTGGCCCACCTTCTGAATCCACTATCCCACACAGCAGGAGGAAATTCTATACTGCCAGCATTGGCATGGCCCTTGAAACTGATAATGGGCCCCAATCTTTTTTCTAACCATTGTCCAAACCTTCAGAGAATGGTTtatccattcatttcccattTTAAGGTTACTAACAGATTTCACATTAATAAAAGGCAGTGTTGATAAAAGTATGCCCTTAGCTGTACTCTGTTCTGTCCGGATCCACCCAGATTCCTGATCATTTCCAATCCATGTCACCACTGCGTTTAACTGTGCGGCCCCATAGTAATATTTAAGGTTTGGTCAGCCCAGGCCCCCCCTTTTCTTTTGGGAATAAGAGAGTTTTAAGTCTTATCCTGGGTCTTTTATTCTGCCATTTCCttcctttaaaatgttttgcaaGGCTTATCTTGTCTCTCCTCTTTTACTTTTAATTTCCAGTGTGATTCATCATCTCCACAAAGCTTTTTACATAATGgaattaaaatgtgcagatttcttcttttttttttctttttacttttaaaGGCAATTCTCTCTCATTTATAGATTATAAATAGACAATGTAGATTGATTGTGAGATTTATCACTGACACTGCTTCCCGATGTCCTAGTTTGGGGAGGGTGTGTAATTAGACAATTTAACAAGTTTaagcatttattttaaatgtgcttcTTCTCCCTTGTCAAAGAAATGGTGCCTCCTTCTCTGTATGTCTGTCCTGTTCTCGCCAAAGGCATGGCAGAGCTGTTGCGGTCGCTGCTGCGTGTGTCGGAGAAGGCGGCTAACGTCGCTCGCATCTGCAGGAAGGAGGCACCGCTCTTCCAGCTGCTAGTCCAGGAGAAGACAGGGGATGATAAAACCAAGAAGTTTCTTCGGGATTTCAAAACGCTGGCAGACGTCGTGATCCAAGAGATGATCAGACATGACCTTGTTGCCCAGGTTAAATAATCGACAATACCCTGCAATGGAACGGTGTCCTTGTACTGTGCCCCCTAAGATCGGTTTCAGGCTAACCCATGTTTTGTTGAAGTTATGATCTTAACATTGAATTATGTTTTCGCACAGTTCCCACAGCTGACAGGTTTTATTTATGGAGAGGAGTCCAACAAGTTTGAGAATGGTCTAGGTGAGTCTTCTCTCAATGATGGTCACATGCTTAAATGCATGTTCTGCACTGTTATCACTGTTCGTCTGCAGGAACTGAATGCAGACCTGCTTTGTGTTCCTGACCCAGGAGAGAGCATCCAGGTCACAGTGTGTTCCTGCGAGGAGCACACTGCAGCTCTACTGGCTACAGTACTTGATGGGTACCAGGCAGCTGCGGACTTGCTCGCCCAAGCCATTCATCAGGACATTCAGCTGATGGATGAGGCTGCAGAAAGCTTGGAGCTACTCCTGTGTCCCAGTGAAGTGGCCATATGGATCGACCCCATTGGTAACATCAACACCCCACTGTTCCTTATAAGCAAGATCTGGAGAGGTTTATGTAGGAACAGACTAGAAGTGCTTTAGCCAGATATCAAGAAACTGTGGGAAATTAGCTTCCTTAGCAGGTCTGAAAAGTTGTGTGCAAATCCTAGATCCTTTTTTTCCAAGGGTGTAGGTTTGGGGTCAACATTGGTAGAGACCGAATTAGCCTTGAAGTCTTCGCCCCCTAAACTTACAaagtactcccacaatattggtagggtCTCACTGTCCAAATCTACACCTTTACATTTTTCCTCTCATGGAATGTTTTTACCTCAAAGTTCTACTGTTTGTTTTGTGCTTCAGATGGAACTAGTCAATACATTGAGGGTCGAGAGGTTGTAGTACCAGAAGAAGAAGTGTGTCCATCTGGACTTCACTGTGCCTTGGTTCTTATCGGGGTGTATCTGAGAGCCACTGGAGAGCCTGTGATGGGAGTCATCAATCAACCCTTTGCAGGCCAGGGGTAAGAAGAGATGCAGATTTTTAGCCAATGCCAAGAAATttatgaaaaacagaaaactaTTTAAAGCTTCACTTTTTTTGCAGCTTGAAAGGCCAGCACTTCTGGGGAGTGTCTTTTGGGAACATCAAAGCGTCCTCGATATCCAGTCTGACACATCGATCAGAGGAGGTCTTGTCTATAGTGCTGAGCTCCAGTGAGAAGCAGAACGTGAAAGATGCTTTGTCTCCCCTTTGTGGTGGGAAGGTGAAATACGCGTCAGGTGCTGGATATAAGATCCTCTGTGTCATCCTGGGTTTAGCAGATGCGTATGTCCTTTCAGAGGGCAGCACCTACAAGTGGGACTCCTGCGCCCCCCATGCAATTTTGAGAGCGCTGGGTGGGGGGATTGTTGATCTTGCTGAATGCATTGGCTGTTTGAAGGAAAATGAATACGGACATACACAACTTACATACCACCAACCAAAGCCTGGGAGCCAAGGGGCAGAGTGCTGGGCCAATCACGGTGGACT
This genomic interval from Paramormyrops kingsleyae isolate MSU_618 chromosome 8, PKINGS_0.4, whole genome shotgun sequence contains the following:
- the inpp1 gene encoding inositol polyphosphate 1-phosphatase, giving the protein MAELLRSLLRVSEKAANVARICRKEAPLFQLLVQEKTGDDKTKKFLRDFKTLADVVIQEMIRHDLVAQFPQLTGFIYGEESNKFENGLGESIQVTVCSCEEHTAALLATVLDGYQAAADLLAQAIHQDIQLMDEAAESLELLLCPSEVAIWIDPIDGTSQYIEGREVVVPEEEVCPSGLHCALVLIGVYLRATGEPVMGVINQPFAGQGLKGQHFWGVSFGNIKASSISSLTHRSEEVLSIVLSSSEKQNVKDALSPLCGGKVKYASGAGYKILCVILGLADAYVLSEGSTYKWDSCAPHAILRALGGGIVDLAECIGCLKENEYGHTQLTYHQPKPGSQGAECWANHGGLVAYLNSAKLKRVIGALSGKV